The segment TGAAAAAGTATATTTCCCGGTTGAAGATACCGCTTTTTTTGTCACGCACATCATCGAAAAAGACGGGCTGATCCTGGATACCAACACCGGACAGCACATCCCCCTTGACCCGCAGGACTTATTCATCCAAAACGACGATCTGTATCTCCAGCGCGGCGAGGACCGCATCAAGTTCACCGAAAAGGCCCTGTTTTCCCTGTCCGCTTACCTGGAAGAGGCGGACGACCAATTCTTCATCAAAATAGATGGAAAAAAACGCCTCATTCCCCAAACGGAATAAAACCTGCGACAACCGTACCTGAATCTCTTGACCCAAATTCATCGAAGCAGTTTTCCAGGGGCAGGGGTTAAAACCGATTGGGGGGATATCTCTCGCGCCTTATATTCTCTTATCGAATGTTTACAAATTGCAGTGATAGACAGCAAGTATCCCAGCAATTATTCTGACGATTTGGAACCACAATCATAACAACTGGCAGGGCATCTCGATTTCAACAGTCAAGGCAGTAAGCGTGAATCGCGCTACTTCAACGATTTCGCGACAATATCAATGATGAAATAGTTGAAAATTCTACTGTAACCTCGACCAGGGTCTCTTTATATACAAAAGGATCTGACTGCGTTTAAAGAACCAACACATAAGATTTTACAACTATTTGAAATCATAAATTACTTGACTCTGCTTGGATAACTCTTTATATTGAAATAAAGCTCGTTAGGGGGGCTGCTTCGTGCGGCTGAGAATCCAGCGCAATTTTCACGGGAACCCTTAACAACCTGATCAGGATAATGCCTGCGAAGGGAAACGAGTAGATACCTGAGCATTTCATTCTACCCGAATACTTAAAGCCGTTTTCCCTTCAGGGATTACGGTTTTTTTAAATCCGCCGATTCCTTCCTTTCATTATCATCAGCACGAAGCTTATCCTTTAAAACAACAGGAGGTCATATGACTCAGTTGGATCAAGCCAAATCTGGAAAAGTCACCGAGGCCATGGTTCAAGTTTCTGAATATGAAGGGATTCCAATTGAAGATATCCGTGAAAAAGTTGCAAACGGACAGATCATTATTCCGAAAAATATCAACCATGATTTTATAGCAAGGGGAATTGGAAAGGGCCTGAAAACCAAGGTAAATGCCAATATCGGAACCTCTCCGAGCCATTTTGACTTAAATGAGGAACTGGAAAAACTTGACATAGCGGTTAAGGCAGGAGTCGATGCAATTATGAACCTTTCAACCGGCGGCGATCTTGATTTGATTTTACACCAAATTTTGAATCATTCTCCGGTAATGGTTGGTACAGTTCCGATCTATAAATCCGTGAGTAGGTTATTCTCTGAAGGAAAATCCGGTCCGGAACTAAGTGCCGATGATATTTTTAATGAAATTGAAAATCAAGCCAAAGCCGGTGTTGATTTTATTACGGTTCACTGTGGGATTACCCGTCATACGGTCAGCGCTTTGGAAAACTGTATACGTATTATGGGAGTTGTCTCGCGTGGGGGCAGTTTAATGATTGAATGGATGAAGAAAAACGAAAAGGAAAACCCTCTTTATGAATACTATGACCGGCTTTTGGAAATTGCCCATGAATACGATGTAACTTTATCTTTGGGAGATGGTCTTCGACCTGGCAGCATATGTGATGCTGAAGATCGGGCTCAGATTTCGGAGCTGATTATACTGGGCGAATTGGCCCAAAAGGCTCGCAGAGCGGGGGTTCAAGTTATGATTGAAGGACCTGGACATGTACCCCTGAATCGAATCGCCGGTGACATGAGACTTCAGAAACAGATCTGCGAAGAAGCACCTTACTATGTGCTGGGACCGCTTCCCACGGATATTGCCCCGGGATATGATCATATTGTGGGCGCCATCGGCGGGGCTATCGCAGCCGCATCCGGAGCTGATTTTTTATGCTATGTAACCCCGGCTGAGCATTTGAAGCTTCCAGATATTTCCGATGCAAGAGAGGGGGTGATTGCCTCAAAAATTGCCGCACACATTGGGGATATCGAAAAAGGGGTTAAAGGAGCCATAGAGCAGGATTTAAAAATGTCTGAAGCTCGAAAACGGTTTGATTGGAATGCGATGTTTGAAACAGCTATCGACCCGGTTAAGGCCCGGCATTTTCGGCTGCAAAGTGAAGACCGTGACAGGGAGGTCTGTACGATGTGTGGGGATCTATGTGCCATGAAAACTTTTCAAAGAGCGATGGAGTAATGAAAGATCAGAAAAAGACAGAACAACATGCGAATCATCCGGGCCAATAAGGCAGCCAATGCCACGTTCAACGCGTCAACTGAGCGTTTTTACGGCCAAACATGTTATAAACTTTTTCACGATAGTGACACCCCGTGTGAAGGGTGCCCGACAATTAAAGCAGAGGAAACCGGCCAAATTGAAAGGGCCGTTATGTATAAACCAAAGATAAGGGGATCAAAAGGTGAAAGGTATTGGGATGTATACTGCGTTCCGCTTAAAAATGAATTTGGGGCGGTTGATAGCTATATTTAGAATTCTAAAGATATCACTGAAGAAAAAAAAGCTGAAGATCTTGTTCATAATCTTTCCCAACAACTTTTGCATGTCCAGGAACGTGAGCGCCAAATGATTTCCTATGAGCTTCATGATCGCATCGCCCAAGATCTTTCTGTAATAAAAATTGGCTTTGATAACAACGCATGAATGCCTTATGCTATCAATGAAATCCTCCCATCCCTATCAGGAAAAATTCCCGCATATTAAAGTTCACCTTAGTAAAAATGAAGTCCTTCCACTATAGACATAATTAAAATTCTCAGTAATAAGTAAACTGTCCATCAATTCAATTGGTATCCATTAATAAATGACGGCGTCGGGTTGCCGGATGGTAACCCTTGCTACCGTCAAATGGTGCAATCAAATTGAAGATGCAGACACGGTGTCATATTGAGTCGGTGCAAAATATTTTTAGACTACTGGTTATGTAATCGGAAGGTGAACTGAATCACGGAATTGTTATGAACTATCCAGGCAGGATTTGACCAGTTCCGGATTCAATAAGGTACAAGTACGGGTTCTTGTGAAGAAAGGCGATATTGAAGTTAATAGGTCTAAAAAGGGAGGTGAATATGTTTAAAAAGATTATGGTTCCATTAGACGGTTCTGAGCTGGCTGAGTGTGTCATCCCTTATGTAGAAGGTCTTATCGACCAAGGCGAGGTTGAGGTCATCGTATTTGTACGAGTCGTAAGACCCGTCATCAATCCCGCCAGTTTTGATGAGGGCATGTCATATATACCGGAAGATTGGAGCAAATTGGAATCTGAAAAGAAAACTTCCGCCGAAAACTATCTTAAAAAGGTGGTGAGTCAACTTAAAAAGAATGGGGTGAAATTTCAAACAGAAGTTCTTGTTGGCAGAGTAGGTGATAGACTTATCGATTACATAAAAACCAATGATTACGATTTAATTTTAATTGCAACCCATGGTCGTTCCGGGTTACGGCGCTGGGTAAGAGGTAATGTCGCCGACAAAATTCTTTCTGGTTCCCACATTCCAATATTAATGGTACGGGCACCCGGCACAATGAGCGAAGGCCAAGACTGAAGCTTTTGGAGCAAGAGAAATAGAATAATCTCAAGCTAAAAATGGTGAAGCTTTTCAATAATATTTTTCATTAGATCAAAAAAAGGAGGGAATATGTATCAAAAGATTATGGTCCCGTTGGATGGTTCAGAGCTGGCCGAATGTATACTCCCGCATGTTGAGGCCTTTATTTCAGGATGCCAATTGAACACTATCGTAAGGGAAAGGAGGTTAAATCATGTTTATCAAACAATCTGAACTTTTTTGGAGCCTGAGCCATGAATTTGTTAAAAAAGTCATGGACAGGGTTGAAAAGGAATCCTTTGATACAGGTCATTTTATTTTTTCCGAGGGCAAACCTGCGATTTATTTTTATACGCTGATTAAGGGTCGTGTTAAGCTGAGATTCGGCGAAGCCGGAATATCGGTCTTCACCGTCAGTCATGCAGGGGAATCATTTGGATGGTCAAGCCTAGTTGCTCGGGATGTATATTCCGCATCAGCCGAATGTATGGAACCGACTACGATAATAAAAATCGACCGAGAGATTTTCTGGGAAATACTTACAGAATACCCTAACGATGGTCTTGTTTTCATGAAACGCCTTGCCGCCTTGCTGGGACAACGTCTGCTTTGGAGTTATGAGATGGTGAACTCATCGATGAAAACCGGCGTTCAGCGTTCCTTCGGCACCGGTCAGGTTTTGGAGACCGTTGCCGAAGAATGATTAGATCAGCGAAGTGATTTCCAGATGATCGCCTTCTACTTGAAAATGAAAGGGCCGGTATGAATTTACCCTAACGTTGCAGGTAGCGGCCGATAAGGCTGCAACTATAAGATTAGATTTTAAATAAATCTAAAAGGAGGTGCTGCCATGACAATCAAACCAACTGCTGATCAAAACAGTGAATTCTTTTCCGCGGAACAGTTTGAAAATATAGCCATCCTACGGTTTAAAGGGCACTTCCTATACAGCACTACCGATTTAACTTCGAGAGACAAATTGCTGGACTATTTTGACCGTATTTCAAAAAACGAAACCATCAAAGTCATTGTAATCATCTCATCGCCGGAGAAAACCGGAAATGAGGAACTGTTGGATTTTTATCGGCAGATATTAATTTCAAAATTAGGAATTAATGCGATCCACCGGATGTTTAACGTCGTTGACCAATTCATTTTGAAGCTTGTTGATTAAATAAAATCGTTGTTCATGCCAACAGGGGTGAGAATATCCTCCTTTTTTTAAATATCAGTCTCTCCTGCGATTACAGAATTGTGTCCAACACCACCGTATTTCAAAACCCCTATCCCGAATTCAAACTGATTCCCAAGGGTGGCGGTGGTTATTTTCTGCCTAAACGTCTGGGTCGTAAAAAAGCGTTCGAACTGCTGCTGTCCGGAAAGGATATTGATGCAACTGAAGCCTTGTCACTGGGACTTGTGGACGAGATTGTACCTCCCGAAAAAATAGAAGAAGCCACAGTAAGTACCGCGCTTCGATTTGCCGAAAAACCAGCAGGTTCTCTTTTCGGAATCAAACAGCTGCTGAAATACTCCCATAAAGATATTCGGGAATATTTGGAACTGGAAAACCAGGTTCTTTTGAGGATCGTCCAATCACCGGATTTAAAATCGGACTTTTGGAAAAAGATATCGGAATTCAGCCCTATATAGCCCTGAGGCTTTTTGTTCGACTTTCCTCATGTTCCAGACAAAAAAATTGGAATTTCAGATTTATTGAGAGTATCAAAAGTGGAGACTATCTGGTACCTTTCCGAGAGACAGATGTTGGGGAGGCGAGCGAGCCTTTTAGGTGAGCTCGCGGAGCCTTGCCAGTTCCGGTAATAGTGCATTCAAGCAGAAAATTTCAAGCATGATTCCGACAATCCTCAAAATATCGGTGTCTGAAATACTGTCAGATAGCCGTGAACTTCAGGTAGTCAATCGTGCAGGTATAAATTCAAACGAAATAAAGGGACATCCGATCTCATATCGAAGGGATGCCCTTTTTAATCAGAAATAAGAAGTCAAATTACAGTGACATTTGCAGCAGAAGGGCCTTTTGGTCCTTGTTCTATGTCAAAGGTAACCTTATCACCTTCTTTTAGGGATTTAAAACCGGCCGCATTGATTGCGCTATGATGCACAAACACATCCGATCCATCTTCCTGCTCAATAAATCCAAAACCTTTTTTGTCATTAAACCACTTAACAGTTCCATTTGCCATGATAACACCCTCCTTTTTAACAGTTTTAAAGTCGCGTACTGGAGGTGTCGCATTTAAAAATGGGTCGTTATTTCAGAACAAAAACCGTCTCTCCAGTTAAAAAAAACAGGACTTTATTGATTTGGAAGATGATAAACCATAATTTTGGTTGAAAGCAAGCCAAATTTCAATAATAGGAATACTTTACTTTTATCCGATAATCTTAAATTTTAAAAGACTAAGTTACTGTATCTTAATCGCCTTGATTCATTTTAGCTTGCCAATAGATTGCTCCCCATATGGTAGGTACAAGAAATTATTGGGCTCGCTGGAAGATCCACTTATTAAAAGGAACATATTTTGAGAATGACTGTAATAAATTTTGAAATAATTTGACAATCATCCTGCAATAACTGATAATTTTTATCACAAATGCTTCTGTTTGTGATATTTTATAAAAATATTCTGATTTTGCATACCGTGTCGACAGTTGCTTCGGTATGGTGTATGGGTTTTTAACCTTCAACAGCCACAAAGATATCGAATTATAAATAAGTTAGGAACATATCCAAATGCTCCAAATTAACGCTTACAAAAGCCACAACCATAAATGGTGATTCTCATGCCCACTAAGAAAATAACGCTCTCATCCAAACTAAAAATCACTGAAGACGCCCTGCGGGAAAGCGAAGTACGATACCGCCATCTTTTTGAAAACGGATCCGATGCGGTGATGGTTTTCGACGCTGAAACACAGCGGTTCGAAGACGCGAATCAGGCGGTGCTGGATCTTTACGGATATTCTAAAAAAGAATTTTTAACATTAACGGTTGCGAATATCTGTGCTAAGGAGCCAGCCTCGGAGGCTTCTATGCCAAAGGTTCAGAATGCGGAATACGCCCACGACGAAACAGCGTTACGCTATTTTAAAAAGAAAGATGGTTCTGTCTTCCCGGGTGAAATACTTGAGACAACGTACATTTCAGGAAGACAGCACAAGATCATCGCTGCGGTGCGCGACATCAGCGAACGCGAACTGGCGTCAAAAAAATTGAGAGAATCTGAAGAACGATACAGAAGTCTGGTGGATCACATCGCCATCGGTGTGGCGCTCATCAGCCCGGCCATGGAAATTTTGACCTTAAATAATCAGATGAAAAAATGGTATCCCCAGATAGATCCTTTAGAGCAGCCGTTATGTTATCGGTCTTTTAATGATCCCCCCGGCAAGGCGTGTGTTCTTACTGCCCGACGGTTAAAACATTAGATGATGGCGAAGTGCACGAGTCGATCACCTTAACCCCTGCCGGTGGTGAAATCAGAAACTATCGAATTGTCTCCTCTCCCATTAAGGATGATAAAGACAATGTAGTGGCCGTCATAGAGATGGTTGAAGACATCACCGAACGCCTGCGGACCGAAGAACAGGTACACACGCTTTCCCAACAGCTCTTGCAGGCTCAGGAAATTGAGCGCCAGATGATTTCATATGAACTGCATGACCGCATCGCCCAGAATCTATCCGCGCTGAAAATCAGTAGTGATATGTTTTGTAAAGACGTCCAGACCGGATTGCATGAATCAGATGAATTAAGAGAAAAAATGGCAATGTATTCCAGCCTTGTTGAAAAGTTAAGAGAAAAAATGGCAACGTATTCCAGTCTTATCGAAGACACCATTACGTCGGTCAGGGGCCTGGCCCATGAGTTGCAACCTATCGGTCTGAAAGAAATGGGTATCATCAAAGCGCTTGAAATGTATTGCGGTGAGTTTTCCGAAAACAACGGAATAAAGGTTGACTTTCAGTCGACCGGCATGCAGGCGGTAAAGCTGGATCCCGAGATCGCCATCCAGATTTACCGTCTGGTGCAGGAAGGTCTGAATAATATTAAGAAACACGCCGACGCAGGTCTTGCGACCATCAGGGTGATCGGCGCCTCCCCTTATATTATCCTTCGCATCGAAGACGACGGCAAAGGTTTTGATGTGGAGGCGCGCGAAAAGGCATTAACCAGAGAAAAACGGATGGGCTTTCGAAGCATGCGCGAAAGAACCCATCTGCTGGACGGTCAAATGAGGCTTCGCTCCCGCCCAAAGGCAGGCACGCACGTCGTTATAAAAATCCCTGTTAAGGAGTAAACCGGTGAATCAGAAGAAACGCATTATCATTATTGATGACCACCCCCTTTTCAGGGAAGGCCTGAAGTCCATCATCGGACGCAGCACCCGGTACGAGGTGGCGGGAGAGGCGGGCAACGGGCGCAATGGCCTTCAACTGGCCGGAAAACTCAAACCCGATATCGCTTTGGTGGATATTTCCCTGCCGGACCAGAGCGGTCTTGAACTCATCCGTGATATGCTCAAATCCTCCCCCCGCACCCGTATTCTGATAGTCAGCGTGCATTCAAATATCGACTATATTGTGAAAGCATTTCAATCCGGCGCTTTTGGCTATATCGTAAAGGCGTCAGCCGCCGATAAACTTCTGGAAGGAATTGAGCATGTCTTAAAAGGCGATTATTATATGGACACGGCTGTTTCGCAGCAGGTTGTCAAAAAGCTTGCCGGATTGAAGGCTGCCGAAAAGATCGTGACCGGCAGCGGTTATGACGCCCTGACCCCCCGCGAGCAGGAGGTTATGGTCCTGTTGGCAGAAGGACTGTCCCCACAACAAGTGGCGGACAAACTGTTCATCAGCCCTAAAACGGCTGAAAACCACCGTGCCAATATTATGCGCAAGCTCGAATTGCACAGCACGTTGGAATTGGTGCGCTACGCTGCAAAGCTCGGCATCATCGATATCGATAGCTGGAAAGTATAACTCCCGCAACAACACCCTCTTTTTCAGAAAACCTGTCAATTAAACGCGCTCTAATTTGTTCAGACAGTTTGCCGATTGAAACGAAATCATCCGGTGGCTGTCTGAAAAATTCCCATGGGTACGATTCAATCGAAACATATTTATAAGGCCCGCCATAATCCAGCAATAGATTCACAAAAACAACCGGAAATCTTAACAGGCGTTTAGGTTTCAATCCCGCATAGGTAATTTCCCTATGAAAATTGAAGTCTTCCCCCTATGGACAAATTCAATAAAGTCCATATTAATACACCATAAAACGTTACTGAGACAGATTGAAATGGTGAATATGGAAGACCCTGTTCCAAATGACACTCGGTTCGATTTAACGCACCTTATACGGAGCGTTCAGCGCATTGAGGGAAACCCGGATTGCTTCGGTAAGACGAATGGGCGTTGTGATCAGGCAGACTGCTGTTGGAAATCATACTGCCTGCAACCCCCCGAGGTTTCAACAAAACAGATAACCTTAACATGGACAAATAAGGAGGTGAAACATGGCAAAAGCAAAGGTAAAAACTAAACATAAGCTTCGGAAAGTTAAATTTTCGTATGAATCAGCCGATGCCAGGGAGGTTTTCTTATTGGGAGATTTTAACAAGTGGGACCCCCAGGCCCATCCCATGAAAAATGATGGAAACGGCAGATGGAACCGGACGGTAGTGGTTCCCTCGGGAAAATACGAGTATAAGTTTTTAGCCGATGGGCAATGGTTGGTGGATCCCTGCAACGACCAGTGTTGCCCGAATTGTTTCGGGAGCGACAACAGTGTGATTGACCTGGGGTTAAAATAGACTGCGGGATGAAAAAATTGCAGCACACTGGCTATGCGCCTTGATGGTCTTTAACCGTATCAAAGGTGATTGAACGGGAGCCGATCAATGGCATTAAATTTCAGGATCTTTCATCATCGAAACAGTGACAACCTTAATCTCAGGCTGGTGGGTGATTTTGACGGGTCATCTGCTCTTGAACTGGTAAACACACTGAATGAACACAGCGACAAGGTTAAAAAAATTGTTATTCACACCAACCGGCTATCATCCATCCACCCCTTCGGCCTGAGTGTTTTTCAGAAAAAGTGTGCGATAAATAATCTGTCCCATACAGTGACGTTCACGGGGAAATACAGCCGTCAAATGGCACTCTAATAGAGCCATGTGTTTTGATTTCTTACAATTTTACGAAACTTGAGACAAATTCTCTATTACGGCAGGATTTATGATGGGCATATTAAGATCGGATCAAAGCGTAACCTTTTAAGCGTACGAAAGGCGCCAGTATGGCTCAAATTTATGAAAAAAGAAAAGAATCCCGGCATAGATTGAACGCTTCATTAGTCTGCCAGACAAATCTGTCGGGGGTCAATTGTCATGCCAAAAAACTGGATCACAGCCAGACCGGCATATCTTTTATGAGCAGCCATGATTTAAGACCCGGGACCATCGTTTATATCAGGCGTGAAAGCTGCCCCCCGAATTGTCGGGCCGGAAAAACATGTAAATGCTGCCGAATGGTGGCGCTTGCAACTGTCAAATGGTGTCGGCAAGGCGAAACCGCAGGGATGGGTTCATACTGCGCCGGTGCAAAATATTTTTCATAAATAATACCAAAGGCAGTTTGGGAAAGGAGGGTGTATGTATAAAAAAGTTATGGTCCCACTGGATGGTTCGAAGCTGGCTGAATGTATCCTCCCGCATGTTGAAGCATTTATTTCAGGCTGCCAATTGAACACTATCGTATTTGTCCGGGTCACAGAGCCTGTTTCCATGAGTTCCCATGGAGGATATCAGATAAGCGAAATGGATGATAAGTTAATAGAAGAAAACGCAAAAAGGATTAAAGCAGAAAGAATATCTTCGGCTGATGAATACCTTAAAGGTGTGGTGAATCGACTGGAACATACCGGAGTGAAATTCCAGACGGAGGTTCTTGTCGGTAACGTTGCGGATAGGCTTATAGATTACGCTGAAGCCAACGAAGTCGATATGATTTTGATGGCAACACACGGGCGATCAGGGGTCAGCCGGTGGGTAAGGGGGAGTATTGCCGATCGAATCCTGCGGGCATCGCGCGTACCGGTTTTAATGGTCAGGGCGCCCGGCACAATGGGTGAAGGCAAGGACTGAAGTTCTTGGAATAAGGAGGAAGAATATAGCCCTTTTGCTCTATAAGCCATGACAGTATATTTATCCCGAATTCTCGACAGCCAATAGAAGAGGAGGAGCTATGAAAGAGCTGATTAAGCGCATTGCCCAGGCACTGGTTGACAATCCGGAACAGGTAAAGGTTGAAGAGATAACGGGAAATCATACCGCTGTTTTAGAATTAAGAGTGGCCAAAAAGGATCTGGGGAAAGTTATCGGGAAACAGGGGCGAACGGCTCACGCCATGCGAACGATCTTGGGCGCCACGTCCGCTAAGGGAAAGAAAAGAATTGTTTTAGAAATTATTGAATAATAGGGTGCATGACTAAAATGGCCAAGAGCGGAAAAAAATATGTGCCGGGAGGGTATGCGGTGAAAAAGTCAAATCCCTCTGAAATTGCCGGCAGATACATCTGGGAATGGGAACAAAAGCGAAGTAAAACACAGAAGGAAGAACCCCCCCAGGAGATGCCGTCGGCAATTTGTTTTTCCCGCGAAATTGGTGTCGGGGCATTAGAAGTTGCGGATATCCTGGCAAAGAAGACCGGCTTTCATGTACATGACAAGTCAATTTTATCTTACATTGCCCAGGAAGCCAACATCCGTGAACAGACGGTGGCAATTTTTGACGAACTTTACCCGGGAAAAACAAATGAAATTCTGTGGTACCTTATCAGCGACAAATCTTTTACCAAGAGCGATTATGCCAGGCATCTGTTCCGGGTGGTCGTATCGCTGTCCTTTTTAGGGTCTGCCATTTTTGTTGGTAGAGGGACACATCTTATTTTGCCGCGCGATCGCATCCTGGCGGTTCGATTTATCAGCGGCAGGGAATACCGGATCAAACGCCTGGTTAGGATTCATAATATCAACGCGCATGAGGCAAACCGCAAAATAGATCAAATTGATAAAGAACAACGGGATTTTTTCAAAAAAGTTTTCAAGAAAAAGGATATTACCCCGTACGAATTTGATCTTGTCATCAATTTTGACTACCTCACCAACCCGCAACACGCAGCTGAAATTGTGGCCACAGCCTTTTCAAAAAAGTTCGCAAAAGAACTTGCAATCAAGACGCCTGATTCAAGTTTTGATACGACTTCTAAGGATATGTAAAAAATGGAGGGGCTATGTATCAGAAGATAATGGTTCCATTGGATGGTTCACAGCTGGCAGAATGTGTATTGCCGCATGTTGAGGCCTTTGTTCAAGGTTGCCAGGTACACACCGTAATATTTGTAAGGGTTGTTGAAGCTGTATCCACACTATTTTTGGGAGCGCCAACTGCAACCAGCAAAGTGGATTATGGCCAAGTGCTTGAATATACCAGGAGAATTGAAGATGAAAGAAAAGCCTCTGCAGCGGAATACCTTCAAGCGGTGCTGGGGCGACTGCAACGTGATGGGGTTAAATTTCAGAAAGAGGTCCTCGTCGGGAATGTAGCGGATTGTCTTGTGGATTTTGCGGAGACCAGGGATATTGACCTGATTATTATGGCAACGCACGGTCGATCCGGAGTGAGCCGGTGGGTCAGGGGAAGTGTCGCTGATAGAATCCTGCGGGCATCCAGCGTGCCGGTTTTAATGGTCAGGGCGCCCGGCCCGATGAGTGAACGCAAGGGCTGAAAACTTTAGGACAAAAGGGCTATGTTCCATCAGCGGCCGGCGTCTATCTTTTGGGGCAAGAAGTACTAAATGAGAGCTGTGTCCACTTCAAGCCTTGTGAGAATTTCAGACATAACGATTCGGATTCGGTCGTGCCGTATCCGAACGGGAAGGGGATTAAACCATGTTTATCAAACAAGCTGAGCTTTTTTGGAACCTGAGCCATGAATTCGTTAAAAAAGTCATGGACAAGGTTGAAAAGGAATCCTTTGACAAAGGTCATCTTATTTTTTCCGAGGGTGACCCCGCGATTTATTTTTATACACTGATTAAGGGTCGTGTTAAGCTGAGAGTCGGTAAGGCTGGAATATCGGTCTTTATTGTCAATCATGCTGGGGATTCATTCGGATGGTCGAGTTTAGTTGCTCGCGATGTATATTCCGCATCAGCCGAATGTATAGAACCGACCACGGTTATCAAAGTCAACCGGAAAGTTCTTGAGGAAATAATTTCAGAATACCCGAACGATGGTCTTGTTTTCATGAAACGCCTTGCCGCATTGCTGGGACAACGTCTGCTCTGGAGTTATGAGATGGTAAGCTCTTCGATGAAAGCCGGCGATCACCGCTCGTTCGGCACCGGTCAAGTTCTGGAGACCATTGCAGAAGAATGATTCGTTCTAAGCTTTTTGCAGAAAAGAATCGTTTTAAAATCTAATGTCATGGAAAGTAACGGTAAAGTAAATGATAAAAAAATGCTTATTCCCTGTGGCGGGCTATGGAACCCGCTTTTTGCCTGCGACGAAAGCCATGTGCAAGGAAATGATGCCTATCGTGAACAAACCTTTGATCCATTATGGGGTTGAAGAAGCTTCCGAGGCCGGCATCCACAGATTCGGATTTGTCACTTCCCGAGGTAAACGTGCTGTTGCGGATTATTTTGATGTATTTTACGAATTGGAACATCAGATCGAGGGATCTGGCAAAGAAAAATTACTGGCATCCACTAACGACCTGATTGAGAATAACGAATTCGCGTATACACGCCAGAACCAGATGCGAGGGCTTGGTCACGCGATCCTTTCCGGACGTATTTTGGTTGGG is part of the Desulfobacterales bacterium genome and harbors:
- a CDS encoding universal stress protein, whose product is MYKKVMVPLDGSKLAECILPHVEAFISGCQLNTIVFVRVTEPVSMSSHGGYQISEMDDKLIEENAKRIKAERISSADEYLKGVVNRLEHTGVKFQTEVLVGNVADRLIDYAEANEVDMILMATHGRSGVSRWVRGSIADRILRASRVPVLMVRAPGTMGEGKD
- a CDS encoding KH domain-containing protein, encoding MKELIKRIAQALVDNPEQVKVEEITGNHTAVLELRVAKKDLGKVIGKQGRTAHAMRTILGATSAKGKKRIVLEIIE
- a CDS encoding cytidylate kinase-like family protein, whose protein sequence is MKKSNPSEIAGRYIWEWEQKRSKTQKEEPPQEMPSAICFSREIGVGALEVADILAKKTGFHVHDKSILSYIAQEANIREQTVAIFDELYPGKTNEILWYLISDKSFTKSDYARHLFRVVVSLSFLGSAIFVGRGTHLILPRDRILAVRFISGREYRIKRLVRIHNINAHEANRKIDQIDKEQRDFFKKVFKKKDITPYEFDLVINFDYLTNPQHAAEIVATAFSKKFAKELAIKTPDSSFDTTSKDM
- a CDS encoding universal stress protein, which produces MYQKIMVPLDGSQLAECVLPHVEAFVQGCQVHTVIFVRVVEAVSTLFLGAPTATSKVDYGQVLEYTRRIEDERKASAAEYLQAVLGRLQRDGVKFQKEVLVGNVADCLVDFAETRDIDLIIMATHGRSGVSRWVRGSVADRILRASSVPVLMVRAPGPMSERKG
- a CDS encoding Crp/Fnr family transcriptional regulator, coding for MFIKQAELFWNLSHEFVKKVMDKVEKESFDKGHLIFSEGDPAIYFYTLIKGRVKLRVGKAGISVFIVNHAGDSFGWSSLVARDVYSASAECIEPTTVIKVNRKVLEEIISEYPNDGLVFMKRLAALLGQRLLWSYEMVSSSMKAGDHRSFGTGQVLETIAEE